aatgaGTCAGAATCATAGTGAACATTCTATAAATCAAAACATGAATGCAACTGTATTGCCTGCTCATCATGTAAACACGCAGTaccaaaagaaattaaaacagacaaaattaaaatttaaattaaatgaaaaaccaAATCTGCATATGGACCCTAATACTGTCACTCCTAGAAACATGACTTCTGAAGAAGATGCACTAGATATAAATTTAGATAAGGTGATTACAAGTACTCCAATGCATCGAAGTAGTGCCAAAACAATTATAGCAGAAACTTCCAATGATATTAGCGTTATTGTTAATGACGAACATCCACAAAGTACAACATCATGGAATAAAAGTGACATTGATTCCATTGAAAAACAGAAAGTTGTACACAAGAAGCAACCTCATAAAAATGTACCTTCAAAAACATTACAAACtaaaatgaagaaaactgtAAAATCAGTAATAGAATCGAAAGTAAAGAATCAGAACAAAAAGACATctaaaaagtttaaaaaaaaaacctaataaaagtagaaaacataaatattcGATGTAGTTCTTAGTAAAGTAAGATGTATGTGTTTTTTTATGTATAGTATGTGTATGTATCTATTCCTTTTACAAAAGTAAATGCATTTATAACTTTCTATGCTTATCTCATTTCCTTATAGAATAGCAAGTGGTGCTTGAACTGATTGATAAAATAATGCATGTGCAAATAACAGTATTGTTGTAAGCTCGATAATTGAACATCAAACAACGTCGTTCACTCGCCATTGTTTAACTTACATGAAAATTTTTCAACATTATACCCAACAGTGGGCACTATGTCTATGCAACGGTCATCCTcgcgtttgaaattatttatgaccGTCGACTTACCACTGTTGTTAAGGCCCACTACTAAAACGTTTACTTCTTTTTTCCTAAGACCTAAAAGATTCGCTAAACGATCAAAGAGCCCCATTCTCTGTGCTCTCTTGAAGTGTTCTTACGTGTTTATCGAACATCAATAGCGAACGCTGTTAGCATTGATTATTTGAGAGAAGGAAAAGGGTAgactttataataaaaatataattatctaatctgtataaaaattattagtatttcGCATACTATTCGCAAAGATTATAGACTTTATAGAAGACCAATATTTCGAACAATTATTTCATGAAACTTTAACCTTTGCTTTCGCTATAATACAATTTCAATTCACAATTTCAACCGCGAAGTTGAGAGACACTGCTAAAACACATGCTTTTGTAGTACCTTCTTGAACAAGGTAATTCCTGAAGTATGAATGTAAGATTTGTCATATGAAAAAGTTCAAATTAATAGTTCTTGTATacagttattattaaattctgtatgttaaacttgaaatattaagaaaatggtAAGTTATACGCAATAGTAGTATGTTATAACATTATGTCATGAGCTAGGTTATCTTTTACGTTACATAcggaatttaaaaatatttttcagccGAAGGGTAAAGCAAAAAAGTTCATCGATAAGAAAAATTCGGTGACATTTCATTTAGTTCATCGGTCGCAAAAAGATCCGTTAGTTGCCGATGAAAATGCCCCTCAACGAGTTCTCGTGCCTGCAGGAGATACACAGCCAGCTAAGTCAGAGAAAAACCAGCTAAGCGATAGCAAACGCAAGAAAGAACAACAAAAATATGGCATATACtttgatgatgattatgattaCCTGCAGCATCTTAAAGATATAAATACATTGACAGCCGAATGGGAACGTGTAGATTATACAAACAATTCAAGAAAAAATGAGGAAGGAGATGACAAAGTTGcaccaaaaattaatttaccttcTTCCGTGTTTGCCTCAAATGTGGAAGAAAAAGTTGGACTTCTCAATAAAGCAGCCCCTGTTTCTGGATTACAATTAAACTTGGATCCTGATGTAGTTGCTGCAATGGATGATGATTTTGACTATAGTGATCCTGAAAATGAATTGGAAGATAATTTCGTGGAATTAGCCAATGCTGGAAACAGTGACTATGAGTCTGAGAATGAAGAAAAGTATGgtatgtaaaagtatatcaTTTACatgttataatgaatatatgtttCACATATATAACTTGAATGCAACAGATCAATCATCTAATGTTTCATCTGAGGACCATATGGCATTATCTGATGAAGAACAAGATGAAGTGTGTAGTTTGAATGGTCCTCAGTATACCTTTagggaagaagaaacaaaaTCACGTTTTACAGAATATTCAATGAGCAGTAGTGTTATAAGAAGAAACGAACAATTAACTCTCTTGgatgataaatttgaaaaagttagtatataacattaaaatgttTCCCCTCTTCTCTTAATCAGCTTATACTTTCTATTATTACATTGGCAGATGTATGCAGCAtatgatgaaaatgaaattggtGCTTTAGATTGTGATGAAATTGAAGGATATGTAGCTCCAGATTCAGACTTACTCCTACAGTGTgcaactgaatttgaaaaacaacaaaatgaaaatgtaagtattataaattaatttttgtaggaCAAAAATTCATGATGTACTTAACATTTATAGGCCGAAAATATTGCACAACTTATGAAAGATAGAATGAAAATATTGGAACATGAATATTCTAGTTCTGAGGATGAAAATAATTTGGAAGATCTTGTAGTTGAGGCAAGACAAAGGGATCAGTGGGATTGTGAAAGTATCATTAGtacatatagtaatatttataatcatccaaaattaatttctgaGCCCAAGGTATAGTACTTAAACCTATTTTCATTGTGTTGTATGTAGTGTCTGTaatcatatttttgtttacagcCTCTACAAAAAATTAAAGTCAATCCGAGAACTGGTATTCCAAAAAATGTGTTGGATGTAAATTCTGGAAAACTTACAGCTAAAACTTTAGCTCAGTTTGATCAAcagaatgaaaattctaaagTAAAGGGACCCCAATCTGTTGCTGAGACCATGAAATCAACTTTGAGTACATTAAGTATAAGACCTAAAGATGAAACTCCagacgaaagaaaagaaaggaaaaaagccctcaaagaatatagaaaagtaatatttatttgttcactTTTAGTATCCATGGTATAAGACACTAGTGaaatcgttaattattaattgtaggAAAGAAGGGTGGAACGGAAAGCGAACACTGAAGCTTTtaaagaggaaaagaaacgcCAAGAGAAAATTTTCTTGAACAATAAACAGCACATTCAAGGAACTCGTATACTTTAgtgtataaatttttgtatattctaCTTCGtgcagaaaattaaataattgacgaTAGTTTATACTTGTTATTGTACATTGAGCATGTACTTGtacacattttaaatatatttaatacaccTTTTTAAATGCTTGCATTCATGAAGTGAATAAGAAGAGACTTACTTCCAGATGAAGATCGTACAACGGTTGAGAATGgtcaaaacaaaaattataacatGTGTAAAACATAtcaacttattttttaaattatatttaatattaataaccatACGATAAAATACTTGATAATTTCGAAGTTGGTTTAGTTCGAgaatcgaaatatcgaaagcgCGAGAAACGATTTgatgtataaaaaaaaaggaaaagaaaatgatatatgtagtaaacattgaaagaattagtgttatGTAACGTGAAAGGTACATTTCTTTTCACTGttagatgaattttaatatattttatatttattacttattaattatttcgtaaattcTGATTGGTGCCCTTGTTAATTGCGTGAAGACTGCACACGTGAGAGCACAACCTAGAGCGCCATCACTTAAGGCGGGGCAAACAACGGAAACTCCAAAGTCATATGATCGATTTGTGATTCTTTCGTGCGGAATACACTTCTGTTCCTTCGTTGCAAAGATGGCCAGCCAGACGCAAGGTATTCAACAGCTTCTGGCAGCCGAAAAGAGAGCTGCAGAGAAAGTTTCAGAAGCAAGAAAACGTGAGTCTTTATTCAACTACTGGAATTCATATTTTAGTGCTGATCTGTTTCGTATATAACACTTTACGATGAACTCTTCTATGACCCTGAATTTAACTGGGTGTAACCTTTCAAAAGTATTGAAGAAATTCAGATATTTCAAGTTACATGAATCAAGGTAACGCATCTTAGTAAAGAATTTAATcatgttttattcatttatttcgcatATAAATGTAGAACTCGAATGTGTCAGAGAAGTATATGGTTAAATGATTCTTTTGCCATAAAACAGAGTTAATAACCTTTGCTAATATACTGTATGTACGAATTTAtggttttattttcttaaaatattcacaattatttattacaagcttgatataactttaaaatataactttCCATTTAGGCAAAGCACGTCGATTGAAACAAGCCAAGGAAGAAGCTCAAGATGAAATTGAGAAATATAGACAAGAAAGGGAAAGACAATTCCGTGAATTTGAAGCCAAGGTAACAGTCATTCCCATGAATAGTTTCTTGATAacataaatcatttaaaaaattccattgaacCGTCAGAGATTCATGGCAAAGGAGAATATTGCTCAATGTTTAATTAAGTATAAGTTATTTCGATATTTAGCATATGGGCTCGAAAGAAGACGTAGCTGCACGTATAGAAGCTGATACGAAAGTGAAAATAGAAGATATGAATCAAGCTGTTTCCGTGCACAAGGACATGGTACGTTGTATACATAGACTAATGAAATAAGAATATCCCTAATAGAGTATATATACAtcatcactttgatttatgttaTTCAGGTAATGCTTACAATTTTGAAGTTGGTATACAACATCCAACCAGAGTTGCACAAGAATTACCGCAACGAAATTTAAATTGGATGGAATGCGTTGACGCGTATAAATATTGCATCTTATGCTATAAATGTACATTAAGTACTTTCCTTTATCATATCTTAAAACGTATCTATTCTGCCGTTATGTTGTACTTTTATCAGAGAAAGTGTATACCTTTTAATCATAGATGGTGGTACTGAAATTACTAGAATTTTTGTCTGCGGTTGCTACACGACAATAAATGTAGTCGTAATTATGCTGAGCTTTTACCACCATGTTGGAAAGTTTAAGATTTAGAGTAGCTGCATCGCGGTAGTAGTGTAAATGTATTAAAGAGGTTGTCGTCATTGTGATATATCATGGCCTAGATATATTAGGATGACGTGTAAATGTTAAAACTTAGGGTGGTGGCAAAAATTATACATCATTAAATGTATGTTGCTAGATGTCATTCCATAATTCTGCTGCATCGAGGACACAAATTGTGATTACAGAATACCCGTACAACTCCCGAGAATCACGGTCAAGCTCCCAATTCGACAGGGTTCTCGCGACGATGTACGGAACCACCAtttgttttgtttgaaatttttaaacgttgttaagttatacaaaataatacttaTACCTCATGTGTATACCCTGTCTCTGCGAGCCGGTAAATCTGTACagtattaatattc
This genomic window from Nomia melanderi isolate GNS246 chromosome 9, iyNomMela1, whole genome shotgun sequence contains:
- the LTV1 gene encoding LTV1 ribosome biogenesis factor, producing the protein MPKGKAKKFIDKKNSVTFHLVHRSQKDPLVADENAPQRVLVPAGDTQPAKSEKNQLSDSKRKKEQQKYGIYFDDDYDYLQHLKDINTLTAEWERVDYTNNSRKNEEGDDKVAPKINLPSSVFASNVEEKVGLLNKAAPVSGLQLNLDPDVVAAMDDDFDYSDPENELEDNFVELANAGNSDYESENEEKYDQSSNVSSEDHMALSDEEQDEVCSLNGPQYTFREEETKSRFTEYSMSSSVIRRNEQLTLLDDKFEKMYAAYDENEIGALDCDEIEGYVAPDSDLLLQCATEFEKQQNENAENIAQLMKDRMKILEHEYSSSEDENNLEDLVVEARQRDQWDCESIISTYSNIYNHPKLISEPKPLQKIKVNPRTGIPKNVLDVNSGKLTAKTLAQFDQQNENSKVKGPQSVAETMKSTLSTLSIRPKDETPDERKERKKALKEYRKERRVERKANTEAFKEEKKRQEKIFLNNKQHIQGTRIL
- the Vha13 gene encoding V-type proton ATPase subunit Vha13 → MASQTQGIQQLLAAEKRAAEKVSEARKRKARRLKQAKEEAQDEIEKYRQERERQFREFEAKHMGSKEDVAARIEADTKVKIEDMNQAVSVHKDMVMLTILKLVYNIQPELHKNYRNEI